TGGCTCCGCAAAACGACAGAGGGGGTCGAAAGCGGGTGGCCCTCGCCCTGGCTGGAATTTGCTTTGGTCAATTAAACAGTATTAACTTTTATCCATAACTGGCCCTTGTTGCCGCTTCAGGTAGACATGATCAAACATACCCTTAGCTGTCTGGAACCTGTCGACCACCAAAGATAGTTTATAAATAGGGTAGGCATACAACAGCCTTTAGTTTATAGAGAACTAGCAATAGGCCAGAGACCACTTGCCAAGTGGATCGATGAGGCCGTTAAACTATGGATACAACGCGATGAATCTAAGGTCTCTCAACATAGCTCTTCGAGCCAGCCTCTGCTTTACTTTGATTACGCTACTTGTGGTCGGGCTTGGTCTTTTTTCATACCTCCAGATGGGAAACCTTAGAAACGCAGAACAGGCTATCGAGACCAACTGGCTACCGAGTATCAGGACCAGTGACGATATTCAGGTAGCCCTTCTTGAGCTGCGGTTAGCCGCCACCCGCCTGCTAAGCTCGCGCAACAGTGACGAGCGCGCCAGCACCACTCAACAGATCAACAAGGCCCGCGCCACGCTGGCTGATCGTATCAATTACTATCGCGCCAACCTGATCTCTAGTGAGGCAGAGCGCACGCTGTTCAATGACGCGTCCGCACTGATGACACGCTATGTCGATGGCACTGTTCAATTAGAGCAAGTGAGTGCCAGCGACCCAGAGCAGGCTGTTGCTTTTGCCAACAACGAATTACGCGATCGGGCACTGGCAATTCAGGCCAAGTTAACGGAGTTGCGCGAACTTAATGCACGTGGCGCCACTCAATCGGGGGTATCGGCTAAAGACGCATATTCAAAGAGCATTATAGTTGTGGGCAGTGTCGTTAGTGTCTCAGTATTTATGACTATTGTGCTCGCCCTGTTGTTAACCCGAAGTATCGTCACACCCATCAATGAGTCGTTGCAACTAGCACAACGCATTGCCGAAGGCGACCTAACTCAGCCTATTATTATTACCGGCACTGATGAGGCTTCTCGTTTAACGGCGGCATTGGCCCAGATGCAGGCAAGTTTGCGAGATACGCTTCAAGAAATCGCCAAGTCCTCCACCCAATTGAGTGAGGCGGCCGTTGAAATGACGACCATCACCGAAGCCGCCAGCAAAACGTTGCGTCAGCAAAATAGCGAGATTGAGCAAGCCGCCACGGCCGTTAACGAGATGAGCGCTGCGGTGGAGGAAGTGGCGCAAAATGCAACCTCCACGTCTGAGGCTGCACGGGAGTCCACCGAGTCCGCCAAATTCGGTAACTTGCGCGTGGGTGATACGTTAAAGGCCATCAATACACTGACGGCGCAGGTGGAAGTGACTTCAGAACAGATCCAGGGTCTTGCTGGTCAAGCGCAAGACATCAGTAAGGTGCTCAGCGTGATACGTGCGATAGCACAGCAAACCAATCTGCTGGCGCTAAACGCTGCAATCGAAGCCGCCCGAGCAGGGGAGCAAGGACGAGGCTTTGCGGTGGTTGCCGATGAAGTCCGTGCATTGGCTCACCGTACGCACACCTCAACCCAGGAAATCGAAGAAATGATTGCCGCTATTCAGCAGCAAAGTGTTTCTGCGGTAACCGCCATGCACCTGAGCGCTACCTTGGCTCATGAGACCAAACAAGCAGCGGACGAGGCCGGACGCTCACTGGAGTCAATTACCCATTCAGTGCGCCAAATTGACGACCGCAACTCGCAAATCGCCACGGCATCCGAAGAGCAGGCCAGCGTCGCACGCGAGGTGGATCGTAATTTAACCAGTATCCGTGACCTGGCCGTGCAAAGTGATCAGGGCACTCGCCAGACACTCCACGCCAGTAATGAGTTGTCACGCCTCGCCGTGGGACTCAGTCAAATGGTACAGCGCTTCAGGGTCTGAATCAGCGCCTCGCACGGTTCGCAAACAGGCCGTCAATATTCGAGTTGTCATTGGCAAACCGGGTTAGCTTGGTGAGGCTAACCCGCTGTGCGCGCACGAGGCATCCATCTATTGAATTCCCTGTTTTTCCATTAACAGAGGGTTCTAACGGCTGTGCAGCGCAAGCGAATTGAAATTGCTATTGTCCTGACCTAGGCAGCCCCGACCCCGCTGCGCAGTTGGCTTTTATGAGGAAAAATCGGATGTCGATTATCAGCAAGAATACCGTTGCCCTGGCGCTGAGCCTGACGGCACTGTTGGTCGGCATGAGCAGTTTCGCCGCGAACAAACCCGCGCACCCTGCAACTGCAGCCACCAAGCTGTCGACGCTGGAGGGTAAATTCGCGTTTAACTTGCCTAAAGGCTACGTCGCGCGAGCCCTTCCACCCGGCGACGCGAAAAATGGGACGGCGGGCGCGACCGGGACGATGTACGTCAATAAGGACGAAAAACGGGTCATTATTGCGGCGCAAAACGCCTTGCCCAATGGGTTAAAGGCAGGTGACAACGACGATGGATTTCTCGACAGCTCGGTGACCGGCTTCGTTCGTCAGCAGAGCGAAGCCCTGCCTGATTTCAAGCAAACCAATGAACACAGAATGACTATCAAGGGGCTTGGTATCCGTGAGATTGACAGTACGGCCACCATGGGCGGCGGTAGTACTCTGAACACCACGTTCCTGTCGGGCTCGGGCAATCACATGTCGGTTGTTCAAATAGTCTCGCGGGCCGATGATCAGGCCGGGCATACCGCCTTGATCAAGCGAATCATCGAAGATTTGAACGCCCGCTGACCTCAGATAAGCCGCTCAAGATCTGGCGTTGAGCAAGGTGTAAAGCGAGGCATCGAATTGTTGCAACGCGTCAACCTGCACCACCCGTTGCCCGTTGATCTCAGCCGCTACTTCAGGCGCAGACTTACTAAGTGCCCACACTGGCGAGAGGTTTTTGCCAGCGTGGCCTTCGGCTTTACCAATGTAGTTCAGTTGCGCATCAAAAAATTCAGCAACGATACTGGCCTGTACGTCAGGGCTGCGTGGCGTCACAAGCACGTTGCTAGTGTCAAGCAACACGATGATATCGGGTCTTGCGGCCATCAGCGCGTCCAGATTGTCGTAGAAATTAACCGATGCAAATTGAGCCTGTAATGAAGTCTTCAACCAGTCGATGGCCAACGCAGGATCGGAACTGGAGACAAATGCTCTCTGTATTTCTTCATCGAGTTGTTGGCTATTTTGCGCAACCGCGTGGTAACGCTCAAGGTAAGCAAGGTTAGTAACGGTGTTCTCACTGAACACTACGCCAACCGATTGAGTATGTTTTAACGCCAAACCCGAAGCCTGGGTCGCCGATCTGAACACCCCGTCTTGATTGTCAGAAGACTGAGCGGCACCGGTAGCGCACCCCGCCAACATGACCACAAGGGCGAGCAACGCTGCAATTCGAATTTTCATGTCACATCTCCAAAGCCTCGGTTGGCAGATAGCCATCCTGAACCTTCTTTGGATAAATCCCGCGTCCCAAACAGTGATGGTCAGTATCGACTAAACAGATAGTGGTTACGTTTGCAATGCGGCGTGCACGCGCACCGCGAACTACGCCCGGATCAGGACCTATTGGTCAAAGGTCCGCTGGTGCTGACCTTCTACCGTGGCGTCTGGTGCCCGTATTGCAACCTTGACCTGCAGGCAATGGAAGAAACCCGCGCTCAGATAGAAGCATTCGGCGCCACGTTGGTTGCCGTGTCACAGCAAACCGCCGCCAACAGCCGCAAATCCCAGCGCGACAATAAACTCGGCTTTCCGATCCTCGGTGACAAGGGCGGCGACCTCGCAGCCGCCTTCGGTATTCGTTGGGATGTTCCGGACTACCTGAAGCCGATCCACAAAGCGGTTGGCGCTGACATCACCGTGTTCAACGGCGAAGACAGCTGGACCCTGCCGATGCCTGCGCGTTACGTCATCGGTCAGGACGGCGTGATCGCCTACGCCGAGGTCAACGCCGATTACACGATGCGCCCAGAGCCATCGGAAGTGTTTCCGACGCTCGAACTGTTACGGACCCACGCCAACTGATTCTTCTCGCTCGCGATCAATGCATAACTCATTGAATTAGAAATACTAATCAACTCTCAGGATTCTAAGCATGTCAGCTCTCTTTCAACCGTTTACCCTCAAAAGCGTGACACTGCGCAATCGCATTGTCGTGTCGCCGATGTGCCAATACTCGGCCATCGAGGGCGTAACCCAAGAGTGGCACCGCGTTCACTATGCCAGCCTGGCCCGAGGCGGCGCCGCGCTAGTGACCGTCGAAGGGACTTCAGTTTCGCCCGAAGCACGGATCAGCATTGGCGACGCAGGCCTGTGGAATGACGAACAAGCACAAGCACTGCGGCCCATCGTTGCGTCGATCAAACACGCGGGTGCCGTACCGGGGATTCAGTTGGGTCACGCTGGCCGTAAAGCCAGCGCCAACCGTCCGTGGGAAGGCGACGACCACATGGCTAAAGACGATCCACGCGGCTGGGAAACTCTATCTGCTTCGGCCATCGCCCTCGGCGGCAGTCTGCCCAAAGTGCCTCGGGCCATGACCCTCGAAGACATCGCCAAGGCCAAAGCAGACCATGTGGCGGCTGTCATACGCGCCCGTGATGTCGGTTTCGAATGGCTTGAATTGCACTTCGCCCACGGTTATCTGGCAATGGGTTTCCTGTCGAAACACTCTAATCAGCGCACCGATGAATACGGCGGCAGCTTCGAAAACCGCGCGCGATTCATGCTCGAAACCCTCACCGCAGTTCGCGAAGTCTGGCCGCAGCATCTTCCGCTGGCCGTTCGTTTGGGGGTGATTGAATACGATGGTCAGGACGAAGAGCATCTGTCGGAGTCGATCGAACTGGCCAAACAGCTCAAGGCGATTGGCGTTGATTTACTCGACGTGAGCATGGGCTTTTCCATTGCCACCCCCGACGTCCCTTGGGGCACGCCAGCGTTTC
The nucleotide sequence above comes from Pseudomonas sp. AB6. Encoded proteins:
- a CDS encoding methyl-accepting chemotaxis protein, which encodes MNLRSLNIALRASLCFTLITLLVVGLGLFSYLQMGNLRNAEQAIETNWLPSIRTSDDIQVALLELRLAATRLLSSRNSDERASTTQQINKARATLADRINYYRANLISSEAERTLFNDASALMTRYVDGTVQLEQVSASDPEQAVAFANNELRDRALAIQAKLTELRELNARGATQSGVSAKDAYSKSIIVVGSVVSVSVFMTIVLALLLTRSIVTPINESLQLAQRIAEGDLTQPIIITGTDEASRLTAALAQMQASLRDTLQEIAKSSTQLSEAAVEMTTITEAASKTLRQQNSEIEQAATAVNEMSAAVEEVAQNATSTSEAARESTESAKFGNLRVGDTLKAINTLTAQVEVTSEQIQGLAGQAQDISKVLSVIRAIAQQTNLLALNAAIEAARAGEQGRGFAVVADEVRALAHRTHTSTQEIEEMIAAIQQQSVSAVTAMHLSATLAHETKQAADEAGRSLESITHSVRQIDDRNSQIATASEEQASVAREVDRNLTSIRDLAVQSDQGTRQTLHASNELSRLAVGLSQMVQRFRV
- a CDS encoding ATPase; the encoded protein is MKIRIAALLALVVMLAGCATGAAQSSDNQDGVFRSATQASGLALKHTQSVGVVFSENTVTNLAYLERYHAVAQNSQQLDEEIQRAFVSSSDPALAIDWLKTSLQAQFASVNFYDNLDALMAARPDIIVLLDTSNVLVTPRSPDVQASIVAEFFDAQLNYIGKAEGHAGKNLSPVWALSKSAPEVAAEINGQRVVQVDALQQFDASLYTLLNARS
- a CDS encoding peroxiredoxin-like family protein; translation: MHAHRELRPDQDLLVKGPLVLTFYRGVWCPYCNLDLQAMEETRAQIEAFGATLVAVSQQTAANSRKSQRDNKLGFPILGDKGGDLAAAFGIRWDVPDYLKPIHKAVGADITVFNGEDSWTLPMPARYVIGQDGVIAYAEVNADYTMRPEPSEVFPTLELLRTHAN
- a CDS encoding NADH:flavin oxidoreductase/NADH oxidase, which gives rise to MSALFQPFTLKSVTLRNRIVVSPMCQYSAIEGVTQEWHRVHYASLARGGAALVTVEGTSVSPEARISIGDAGLWNDEQAQALRPIVASIKHAGAVPGIQLGHAGRKASANRPWEGDDHMAKDDPRGWETLSASAIALGGSLPKVPRAMTLEDIAKAKADHVAAVIRARDVGFEWLELHFAHGYLAMGFLSKHSNQRTDEYGGSFENRARFMLETLTAVREVWPQHLPLAVRLGVIEYDGQDEEHLSESIELAKQLKAIGVDLLDVSMGFSIATPDVPWGTPAFLAPIAQRFRREVGLPVTASWGMGTPELAEKAIAEGQLDLVSIGRVMLDNPHWPLHAARKLGVENPSWVLPAPYAHWLERYSVA